A window from Chryseobacterium vaccae encodes these proteins:
- a CDS encoding T9SS type A sorting domain-containing protein, translating into MKRFYLSALMICTALSASAQEVLWQKDIKSSTQDFLSQITTTIDQQYLITGSSIQTKDQQSVANSQKQNNGYDFHLVKLNQQGEQVWEKYLSGQNHDYLSASVSTQEGGFLIAGTSYSGKGLDKKEESKGGSDLWLVRLNEFGDELWQKTLGTASDEEARAVVQTTDLGFFVAGNVQNSSKGYGSKDAWIIRLDKDGKELSQLILGGKGLDEVEKMIPTKDGGVLIGIYSRSSVGGNKKTENSGEGDYWIVKLDKNGKVEWEKNYGGKGDDHLRTLALTSAGYLIGGESRSERSGNKTVGIEKGTDLWLVALNERGEEQWQKSYNFKNRDILMGMSVIHSADDKTSKGILLGGYTQAEGRIEKDDETFWMLYLDQEGNEQWRKHINGENRKKEERLSDIKLNRDGSIILAGTSAEELGKENWKIVKLGDSQIDKLIQKQDIKIYPNPVTDYAYIEIGYDFSDADILVYDMGGRQLQSVKTKNKVTKINTQPLVQGAYLVVIKTDTNKTANAKLIKK; encoded by the coding sequence ATGAAACGATTCTATCTCAGTGCATTGATGATATGCACAGCTCTGAGTGCATCAGCCCAGGAAGTCTTATGGCAGAAAGACATCAAGTCCTCCACTCAGGATTTCCTAAGCCAGATTACCACCACTATCGATCAGCAGTACCTGATTACCGGAAGTTCCATTCAAACGAAAGATCAACAGTCAGTTGCTAACAGCCAAAAGCAAAACAACGGCTACGATTTCCACTTGGTTAAACTCAACCAGCAGGGAGAGCAGGTCTGGGAAAAATACCTTTCAGGACAAAACCACGATTATCTTTCCGCTTCAGTTTCTACCCAAGAAGGTGGATTTTTAATTGCAGGAACCTCCTATTCCGGAAAAGGACTGGATAAAAAAGAAGAATCCAAAGGCGGATCCGACCTCTGGCTGGTAAGATTGAATGAATTCGGGGATGAATTATGGCAGAAAACATTAGGAACCGCTTCCGATGAAGAAGCCAGAGCAGTCGTTCAGACTACAGACTTAGGATTCTTTGTGGCAGGTAATGTTCAGAACTCTTCCAAAGGTTATGGCTCTAAAGATGCCTGGATCATCAGACTGGATAAAGATGGAAAAGAACTTTCGCAGTTAATTTTAGGCGGAAAAGGATTGGATGAAGTAGAGAAAATGATCCCGACAAAAGATGGCGGTGTTCTAATAGGGATTTATTCACGAAGCTCAGTTGGTGGAAACAAGAAAACCGAAAACTCAGGAGAAGGTGATTACTGGATCGTGAAGCTTGACAAAAACGGTAAAGTAGAATGGGAAAAGAACTACGGAGGAAAAGGAGATGATCATTTGAGAACATTAGCTTTAACATCCGCAGGTTATCTTATCGGCGGAGAATCCAGATCAGAGAGATCAGGAAACAAAACCGTAGGAATAGAAAAAGGAACCGATCTTTGGCTTGTAGCTTTAAACGAAAGAGGAGAAGAACAATGGCAGAAATCCTACAACTTTAAAAACAGGGATATTCTGATGGGGATGAGTGTAATTCATTCCGCAGATGATAAAACTTCTAAAGGTATTTTACTCGGTGGTTACACTCAGGCAGAAGGGAGAATAGAAAAAGATGATGAAACGTTCTGGATGCTGTATCTGGATCAGGAAGGCAATGAGCAGTGGAGAAAACATATCAACGGAGAAAACCGAAAGAAAGAAGAAAGACTTTCAGATATTAAACTGAACAGAGATGGTTCTATTATCCTAGCAGGAACCAGTGCAGAGGAACTCGGAAAAGAGAACTGGAAAATTGTAAAACTGGGAGACAGCCAGATCGATAAGCTGATTCAAAAACAGGATATCAAGATCTACCCGAACCCTGTCACGGATTATGCTTACATCGAGATAGGCTATGATTTTTCAGATGCAGATATTTTGGTTTATGATATGGGAGGAAGACAGCTTCAGAGTGTGAAAACCAAGAATAAGGTAACCAAGATTAATACCCAGCCACTGGTTCAGGGGGCTTACCTTGTGGTGATCAAGACGGATACTAATAAAACAGCGAATGCAAAACTGATCAAAAAATAA
- a CDS encoding DUF6443 domain-containing protein, whose protein sequence is MMKRILSLFGILSAVVFSAQNNLTNTENYTYTKECLNADCTKVSESVQYFDSFGRPFQAVSIKSSPSGKDMVQHIPYDSYGRKVDSWFPVPMPTSGGAVHDTAAVKSNAVSLYGDNRPFSHTVLDNSPLDRVLQQISPGQDWQNHPAAFAYETNINGEVKKYMVSSSWTEGRTESVLSLPGSYPANTLTKNTVTDQDGKVSVEYKNKQGQLIMARKGAGTSDAADTYYVYNEFGHLVYVIPPLASASGSVSQDTLEKLCYQYRYDGWNRLVEKRLPGKGWEYMVYDKADKLILTQDANQRTSFSWMIYKYDAWGRPIYTGILTANNTRPGMQSQISDTSVIESRNTTGLTANDMTYYYSNMYWGLNTLLSVTYYDSYPQQYGFNPPFPSTILGEPVLTETPDADGRSTKGLPVMSLVKNIENDSWTKTYTYYDQKGRAIGTYSINHLGGYTKTESKLDFAGLTLQTKAYHKRLATDTEKLITQTYDYDAQGRLLVHKHKIDNNPEEILKQNTYNELSQIVNKKVGGTNVSSPLQSIDYTYNILGWLTKINDPANLNGKLFGYEMKYFNPQNTTSTSGKYGGNITEIDWKTATDNVLRRYDYQYDALNRLKKGIYSEPGSSVPQNDFYNEAMSYDLNGNVSSLQRNTKGEGTAQQIDNLIYTYTGNRLQTVVDNTGNYMGYPDSSGSAISYDDNGNMTDHIDKGILEIKYNYLNLPGRMKFSTTYVIRNNETGEDETRNVRSEYIYRADRTKLRKKYTFEFRKNNTERTNTTDYLDGFQYTINHLNTVSLDFVPTSEGYYDFKNNKYIYNYTDQLGNVRLSYQNNGSGAAVLEENNYYPFGLKHEGYNYTSGNPDYRYQYNDKELQDDTGMLDYGWRQYIPELGRWNGMDQLSESYFSYSPYAYVMNNPVMMYDPDGRLSQDWLMSFYNNSQNGYNTTWRNTGMGFTNNWGGSMNYEGVSTNFYFGGTSTGIGDPNGIYINVPTVELQARGNSNTWNKGMNLDINSFLMSSLFTGALGRATYDMNSSNMGSYILNSKASMEVAAFENFLFLELPASFAGEGLLVAGWRAAGLSRYICRPLGKVTNGLIKICFTEGTLVAAEKGNKKIEDIKEGDFVWSYNEETGKKELKKVVALSRNTSSSLVRISINGTEITCTPEHPFYVNGNWIEAKDLTKGMLLTTLDGKTSPVESIKFLDEKVKVYNFEVEGNHNYYVSEKGILVHNTCWTERLAKFMEYAANIETKSLTSQEATINHLESVFKILDKTRTDDRIIKLVADDMSNVKSVGKGVIEISQKNAGDATLVYPDGGFQIFQKGKIVINKIK, encoded by the coding sequence ATGATGAAAAGAATTTTAAGCCTGTTCGGGATATTGTCAGCGGTAGTTTTCTCTGCACAGAACAATCTCACCAATACCGAAAATTATACCTATACCAAAGAATGCCTGAATGCAGACTGTACCAAAGTTTCAGAAAGTGTACAGTATTTTGACAGCTTCGGCAGACCATTTCAGGCGGTCAGCATAAAATCCAGTCCTTCAGGAAAGGATATGGTACAGCATATTCCGTATGACAGTTACGGAAGAAAAGTAGACAGCTGGTTTCCTGTTCCCATGCCTACATCGGGCGGGGCAGTTCATGACACAGCAGCCGTAAAAAGCAATGCAGTGAGTTTGTATGGAGACAACCGTCCGTTTTCCCATACCGTATTGGATAATTCGCCACTAGACCGTGTTTTGCAACAGATTTCTCCGGGGCAGGACTGGCAGAACCATCCGGCAGCTTTTGCCTATGAAACCAACATCAACGGTGAAGTTAAAAAATATATGGTTTCTTCTTCCTGGACTGAAGGGAGAACAGAGTCGGTACTCTCACTTCCGGGAAGCTATCCGGCTAATACCCTGACAAAAAATACGGTGACCGACCAGGATGGAAAAGTCTCTGTAGAATACAAAAACAAGCAGGGCCAGCTGATTATGGCAAGAAAAGGAGCAGGAACATCAGATGCTGCAGATACCTATTATGTTTATAATGAATTTGGACATCTGGTCTATGTTATTCCTCCGCTGGCTTCGGCCTCAGGATCAGTATCTCAGGATACTCTGGAAAAGCTTTGTTACCAGTACCGCTATGATGGCTGGAATCGCCTGGTGGAAAAAAGACTTCCGGGTAAAGGCTGGGAATATATGGTGTATGATAAAGCAGATAAGCTGATTCTTACCCAGGATGCCAATCAAAGAACTTCGTTCAGCTGGATGATTTATAAATATGATGCATGGGGAAGGCCTATTTATACAGGAATACTAACGGCTAATAATACCAGACCAGGTATGCAGAGTCAGATTAGTGACACATCTGTTATTGAAAGCAGAAATACCACAGGACTCACGGCCAATGATATGACTTATTATTACTCCAATATGTATTGGGGACTGAATACCCTGTTATCAGTCACTTATTACGATTCTTATCCTCAGCAGTATGGTTTTAATCCTCCTTTTCCGTCAACGATTTTGGGAGAACCGGTACTGACTGAAACTCCTGATGCTGATGGAAGAAGCACCAAAGGTCTTCCGGTGATGAGCCTGGTAAAAAATATAGAAAATGACAGCTGGACAAAAACCTATACCTATTATGATCAAAAAGGAAGAGCAATAGGAACCTATTCCATCAATCATTTGGGAGGCTACACCAAAACAGAATCCAAACTGGATTTTGCAGGATTAACTCTACAAACCAAAGCCTATCATAAAAGACTGGCCACAGATACTGAGAAACTGATCACCCAGACCTATGATTATGATGCTCAGGGAAGACTGCTGGTACATAAGCATAAGATTGATAATAACCCTGAAGAGATTCTGAAGCAGAATACTTATAATGAACTCTCCCAGATTGTCAATAAGAAAGTAGGGGGAACCAATGTTTCATCTCCTCTGCAGAGCATTGATTACACCTATAATATCCTTGGCTGGCTGACGAAGATCAATGATCCTGCCAATCTGAACGGGAAGCTTTTCGGGTATGAGATGAAATATTTCAATCCTCAGAATACCACAAGCACCTCAGGGAAATATGGTGGGAATATTACAGAAATAGATTGGAAAACAGCCACAGATAATGTATTGAGAAGATATGATTATCAGTATGATGCCTTAAACCGGTTGAAAAAAGGAATATATTCTGAACCGGGTTCATCTGTTCCGCAGAATGACTTTTATAACGAGGCAATGAGCTATGATCTCAACGGAAATGTAAGTTCTCTGCAAAGAAATACTAAAGGAGAGGGAACAGCACAACAGATTGATAACCTTATCTATACTTACACCGGAAATAGGCTGCAGACAGTTGTTGATAATACTGGAAATTATATGGGCTATCCTGATAGTTCCGGCAGTGCGATTTCATATGACGACAATGGAAACATGACTGATCATATTGACAAAGGGATATTAGAGATCAAATATAATTATCTGAACCTTCCGGGGAGAATGAAATTCAGTACTACCTATGTAATCCGGAATAACGAAACAGGAGAAGATGAAACAAGAAATGTAAGATCGGAATATATCTACCGTGCTGACAGAACCAAACTTAGAAAGAAATACACTTTTGAATTTAGAAAAAATAATACAGAACGCACCAACACAACAGATTATCTGGATGGATTCCAGTATACCATCAATCATCTGAACACGGTCTCTCTGGATTTTGTTCCTACCTCGGAAGGATACTACGATTTTAAAAATAATAAGTATATTTACAACTATACCGATCAGCTGGGAAATGTACGGTTGAGCTATCAGAATAATGGCTCAGGAGCAGCAGTTCTTGAAGAAAACAACTATTACCCATTTGGATTAAAGCATGAGGGATACAATTACACATCAGGAAATCCAGACTACCGATACCAATACAACGATAAAGAGCTGCAGGATGATACGGGAATGCTTGATTATGGCTGGAGACAGTATATTCCGGAACTGGGAAGATGGAATGGGATGGATCAGCTTTCAGAAAGCTATTTTTCTTATTCTCCTTATGCTTATGTGATGAATAATCCGGTGATGATGTATGATCCGGATGGAAGATTGAGTCAGGATTGGTTAATGAGTTTCTATAACAATTCTCAAAATGGGTATAATACTACCTGGAGAAATACTGGGATGGGATTTACTAATAACTGGGGAGGAAGCATGAACTATGAGGGTGTGTCTACTAATTTCTATTTTGGAGGAACATCAACTGGTATAGGTGATCCGAATGGAATTTATATAAATGTACCTACTGTTGAATTACAAGCGAGAGGGAATTCCAATACGTGGAACAAAGGAATGAATTTAGATATCAATAGTTTTTTGATGTCTAGTCTGTTTACCGGAGCTCTTGGCAGGGCGACATATGATATGAACAGCAGTAATATGGGTTCATATATCCTAAACTCCAAGGCTTCTATGGAAGTTGCTGCTTTTGAAAATTTCCTTTTCTTAGAACTTCCTGCTTCTTTTGCAGGTGAGGGACTGCTTGTAGCAGGATGGAGAGCTGCAGGGTTGAGTAGGTATATTTGTCGCCCTCTTGGAAAAGTTACTAATGGACTGATAAAAATCTGCTTTACAGAAGGAACTCTGGTTGCTGCAGAAAAAGGCAATAAAAAGATTGAAGACATCAAAGAAGGTGATTTTGTCTGGAGTTACAATGAAGAAACAGGCAAAAAAGAACTGAAAAAAGTAGTAGCATTATCCCGCAATACTTCTTCTTCCTTGGTAAGAATCTCCATAAACGGAACAGAAATTACCTGTACCCCAGAACACCCGTTCTACGTAAATGGAAATTGGATAGAAGCTAAAGACCTTACCAAAGGGATGCTTTTAACCACTTTAGACGGAAAAACTTCTCCTGTAGAGTCAATAAAATTCTTGGATGAGAAAGTAAAAGTCTATAACTTTGAAGTAGAAGGCAATCATAATTATTATGTTTCTGAGAAAGGGATTTTAGTGCATAATACGTGTTGGACAGAAAGACTAGCAAAATTTATGGAATATGCTGCGAATATTGAAACAAAATCTCTTACTTCCCAAGAGGCAACCATTAATCATTTAGAAAGTGTTTTTAAAATTTTAGATAAAACGAGAACAGATGATAGGATAATTAAATTAGTTGCTGATGATATGAGTAATGTCAAGTCTGTAGGTAAAGGAGTAATAGAGATAAGCCAAAAGAATGCGGGAGACGCAACTCTTGTATATCCAGATGGAGGCTTCCAAATATTTCAAAAAGGAAAAATAGTTATTAATAAAATAAAATAG
- a CDS encoding RHS repeat-associated core domain-containing protein: MYDPDGRVSQEWLNGIYNMSRPGKTTYSQFSSNGIAVLEENNYYPFGLKHYGYNSTSGNPDYRYQYNGKELQDDTGMLDYGWRQYMPELGKWNGMDQLSESYFSYSPYAYVMNNPVMMYDPDGRVSQEWLNGIYNMSRPGKTTYSQFSSNGMSAWANYESLPFGEASRLYSLIDRGGSGYYRYWSGGDSDFTASLREGRLNFGGDFGILNQVRIYSNGAEIRQSYLSYGLGEGDAARMQNISWDAYKDWADWSATITEDGLKYMVKQRTSLYNEGFWIDNLGQRRSVAYAGRSRGSLIGLRSDYVRTTTKLGRYAKKAGMVGNVISVGEIGYGVYEDNWRFGKNAQVATAGVVGGMAGAASGAWVLGKAGGFIGTFVGPEGTVVGAAIGGVIGGEVLLEVFGEVI, translated from the coding sequence ATGTATGACCCGGATGGAAGAGTGAGTCAGGAATGGCTTAATGGAATTTACAATATGTCACGACCAGGAAAAACGACATATAGTCAGTTTTCTTCTAACGGGATAGCAGTTCTTGAAGAAAACAACTATTATCCGTTTGGGTTAAAGCATTATGGATACAATTCTACATCAGGAAACCCTGACTACCGATACCAATACAACGGTAAAGAATTACAGGATGATACAGGAATGCTTGATTATGGCTGGAGACAGTATATGCCGGAGTTGGGAAAATGGAATGGGATGGACCAGCTTTCAGAAAGTTATTTCTCGTATTCACCTTATGCTTATGTAATGAATAATCCGGTAATGATGTATGACCCGGATGGAAGGGTAAGCCAGGAATGGCTTAATGGAATTTATAATATGTCACGACCAGGGAAAACGACATATAGCCAGTTTTCTTCTAACGGGATGTCAGCTTGGGCTAATTATGAAAGTTTGCCATTTGGTGAAGCTTCCCGACTTTATAGTTTGATTGATAGAGGAGGTAGTGGATATTATAGATATTGGTCAGGAGGAGATAGTGATTTTACAGCATCTCTTAGAGAAGGAAGGTTAAATTTTGGTGGAGATTTTGGGATTTTAAATCAGGTTAGAATTTATAGTAATGGAGCAGAGATTAGACAGTCATATCTAAGCTATGGATTAGGGGAAGGAGATGCAGCTAGGATGCAAAATATATCATGGGATGCATATAAAGACTGGGCAGATTGGAGTGCAACTATTACAGAAGATGGTCTTAAATATATGGTTAAGCAGAGAACTTCTCTTTATAATGAAGGGTTTTGGATTGATAATTTAGGACAAAGAAGAAGTGTAGCCTATGCCGGTCGATCAAGAGGCTCATTAATCGGATTAAGAAGTGATTATGTAAGAACTACTACAAAATTAGGAAGATATGCAAAAAAAGCAGGTATGGTTGGTAATGTAATCAGTGTTGGAGAGATTGGTTATGGAGTTTATGAAGATAATTGGAGATTTGGAAAAAATGCACAAGTAGCAACAGCTGGAGTAGTCGGTGGAATGGCAGGCGCAGCATCGGGAGCATGGGTGTTAGGTAAGGCGGGAGGTTTCATAGGAACCTTTGTAGGCCCTGAAGGTACTGTCGTGGGGGCTGCAATAGGTGGTGTTATCGGAGGGGAGGTATTGTTGGAGGTGTTTGGGGAGGTGATATAG
- a CDS encoding STM3941 family protein: MNKIEIKGSKAKLVIMFIGALMFVILGVFLIINPEIFSSVIFKNIIFIRVIGIISIIFFGLCFVFILRMLLMKENNLILDKNGITDNSSYSSVGMIDWKDITSIKSIDVMSTKFLIINLKDPNKYLISQNSIKRKLLERTFKTYGTPIAISSNALKCSFKELEQIILQFYNKYKHN, translated from the coding sequence ATGAACAAAATAGAAATAAAAGGGAGTAAAGCGAAATTAGTAATAATGTTTATAGGAGCACTAATGTTTGTAATTTTAGGGGTATTTCTAATAATTAATCCGGAGATTTTTTCTTCCGTAATATTTAAAAATATAATATTTATACGTGTTATAGGGATTATATCAATAATATTTTTTGGGTTATGTTTTGTTTTTATACTAAGGATGTTGTTAATGAAAGAAAATAATCTTATCCTTGACAAAAATGGAATTACTGATAACTCTAGTTATTCCAGCGTAGGAATGATTGATTGGAAGGATATAACCTCTATAAAATCTATTGATGTTATGTCAACAAAATTTTTAATTATTAATTTAAAAGATCCTAATAAATACTTAATATCACAAAATAGTATTAAAAGAAAACTCTTAGAAAGAACTTTTAAAACTTATGGAACTCCTATTGCAATCTCTTCAAATGCATTGAAGTGTAGTTTTAAAGAACTTGAACAAATCATTTTGCAATTTTATAATAAATATAAGCATAATTAA
- a CDS encoding RHS repeat domain-containing protein: MYVLKFKIIKYIYNYTDQLGNVRLSYQNNGSGAAVLEENNYYPFGLKHEGYNYTSGNPDQYNGKELQDDTGMLDYGWRQYMPDLGRWNGIDQLAESYYLASPYAYVLNNPISFIDPDGRAVEPVADGWEFIGQDVARLFNYLKRGGNVKSLTNALGNWNGSGRVDDFWSYFGSWLAWSSNPYMGAGGAVYATVISDGAKGATSTDIQEIVFTRIKVADVQSLEDSFADTQKAWRQPGKAIMMDSMFDVLGILIVNKVEPETQTQALGIAALAVIFAKGRVAPGIIKAEEFITVRHHTSTSAVKAIKKSGSINVSSPRPFGVDVEMAPFVYPLNVKLGQASGGYLGGGYIEFTVPKWGVTPTPFIGGVGNSGRIMVEGHM; this comes from the coding sequence TTGTATGTACTAAAATTTAAAATAATAAAATACATTTACAACTATACCGATCAATTAGGAAATGTACGGTTGAGCTATCAGAATAATGGCTCAGGAGCAGCAGTTCTTGAAGAAAACAACTATTACCCGTTTGGGTTAAAGCATGAGGGATACAATTACACATCAGGAAATCCTGACCAATACAACGGTAAAGAATTACAGGATGATACAGGAATGCTTGATTATGGCTGGAGACAGTATATGCCGGATCTCGGAAGATGGAACGGGATAGACCAATTGGCAGAATCTTACTACCTGGCCAGCCCTTATGCGTATGTGTTAAACAATCCTATTTCTTTTATAGATCCTGATGGAAGAGCAGTGGAGCCTGTTGCGGACGGCTGGGAATTTATCGGACAAGACGTAGCACGTCTTTTCAATTATTTAAAAAGAGGAGGAAATGTAAAGTCACTTACCAATGCTTTGGGAAATTGGAACGGAAGCGGACGTGTAGATGATTTCTGGTCTTATTTTGGCTCCTGGTTAGCATGGTCATCAAATCCATATATGGGAGCTGGTGGAGCTGTTTATGCCACAGTGATTTCAGATGGAGCTAAGGGAGCTACATCAACGGACATACAGGAAATTGTTTTCACTAGAATCAAAGTTGCTGATGTTCAGAGTTTAGAAGATAGTTTCGCAGACACTCAAAAAGCATGGAGACAGCCCGGAAAAGCCATTATGATGGACAGTATGTTTGACGTTTTGGGGATTTTAATCGTAAATAAAGTCGAACCGGAAACACAGACTCAAGCATTAGGAATTGCGGCATTAGCCGTTATCTTCGCTAAAGGAAGAGTTGCTCCAGGGATTATTAAAGCAGAGGAATTTATAACAGTACGACATCATACATCTACTTCAGCTGTTAAAGCTATTAAAAAAAGTGGTTCTATTAATGTTTCGTCACCAAGACCATTTGGAGTAGATGTTGAAATGGCTCCTTTTGTATATCCGCTAAATGTAAAACTAGGTCAAGCAAGTGGAG